The sequence below is a genomic window from Methylotuvimicrobium alcaliphilum 20Z.
AAGCTTTGTTGAATGCGCCTTCGTCTGACGATATAGCGTTGGTTAAAAATACTTCAGAAGCGCTTTCGTTTGTCGCTTACGGCTTGGATTGGAACGACGGCGACAATATCGTCTCGACAAACGAGGAATTTCCTTCCAATCGCATACCCTGGCAATCCTTGGCAGGACGTGGCGTCGAATTTCGCCAGGCAGACTTGAACGGTACTTCCGCTCCGGAAGAGGCGCTATTTGCATTAGTCGATAACAATACACGCTTATTGACCGTGAGTTCGATAGAATTCGCTTCGGGCTTACGTCTGGATTTGGAAAAAATAGGCCGGTTTTGTAAAGCCAACGGTATCCTGTTCTGCATTGATGCGATTCAAAGTTTAGGAGCTGTTGAATTCGATGTGCAAGCTTATCAAGCCGATTTTGTGATGGCCGACGGTCATAAATGGATGTGCGGTCCCGAAGGCTTGGGGGTTTTCTACACGCACCCGGCCGCCCGAGCGCAATTGCAATTGACTCAGTTCGGCTGGCACATGGTTAAACATATCCACAACTATGAAAACAAGCCCTGGGAAGTACATCCCGGCGCCAAGCGATTCGAGTGCGGTAGCCCAAACATGCTGGGGATTCATGCCTTATCGGCCAGTTTGTCATTGCTGCTGGAAATTGGTATGGGTCATGTTGAAGCAGCAGTTCTTGCCAACGCCGATCGGCTTGCCGAAGGTATTATGCAAAATGAACGCTTGGAATTGATTAGCCTCCGAACTCGCAAATTGAAATCCGGTATCGTCGTATTTAGACATAAAACACTGGCGAAT
It includes:
- a CDS encoding aminotransferase class V-fold PLP-dependent enzyme; its protein translation is MNHPEFPLAEELIYLNHAAVAPWPLRACNAVKAFAEQNTQFGAYHYPDWLKKENELRIQLQALLNAPSSDDIALVKNTSEALSFVAYGLDWNDGDNIVSTNEEFPSNRIPWQSLAGRGVEFRQADLNGTSAPEEALFALVDNNTRLLTVSSIEFASGLRLDLEKIGRFCKANGILFCIDAIQSLGAVEFDVQAYQADFVMADGHKWMCGPEGLGVFYTHPAARAQLQLTQFGWHMVKHIHNYENKPWEVHPGAKRFECGSPNMLGIHALSASLSLLLEIGMGHVEAAVLANADRLAEGIMQNERLELISLRTRKLKSGIVVFRHKTLANKLLFKQLQACGIVCALRGQGVRFSPHFYHSEADIERVLDSLSSF